One genomic segment of Catalinimonas alkaloidigena includes these proteins:
- a CDS encoding rhodanese-related sulfurtransferase, producing MLLHNRIDKKILKKQMEESNEKRVTLSFYNYAHIEKPEVLRDKLFAEWSEIGVLGRVYLAKEGINAQVNVPEEKFELFKANMNNLSFLKGVRLNIAVEKEGKSFYKLKIKVRPKIVADGLEESQFDVTDKGTHVNAEEFNRLTEDPNTIVVDMRNHYESEVGHFENAILPDVDTFRDALPIVKETLQPYRDHNIIMYCTGGIRCEKASAYFKHLGFKKVHQLEGGIIKYAHEVEAKGLKNKFIGKNFVFDERLGERISGDIISHCHQCGKPCDSHTNCKNDACHLLFIQCEECSEKFEGCCSEECTTFIHLDENEQIKLRKKFQQKRNVFKKGRAEHLKQHWLKDLKIIKKQAHS from the coding sequence ATGTTATTGCATAACAGGATTGATAAAAAGATTTTGAAAAAACAAATGGAGGAGAGCAATGAAAAACGGGTTACTCTTTCTTTTTACAATTACGCTCACATAGAAAAGCCTGAAGTACTTCGCGATAAACTTTTTGCTGAGTGGTCAGAAATTGGTGTATTAGGTCGTGTGTACCTTGCTAAGGAAGGCATTAATGCCCAGGTTAATGTGCCTGAAGAAAAATTTGAACTCTTTAAGGCAAATATGAATAACCTATCTTTTCTCAAAGGAGTCAGGTTAAATATAGCGGTTGAAAAGGAAGGTAAATCTTTTTATAAGCTCAAGATAAAAGTACGACCTAAAATCGTTGCTGATGGTCTTGAAGAAAGTCAATTTGATGTTACTGACAAAGGGACGCATGTAAATGCTGAGGAGTTTAATCGCCTGACTGAAGATCCTAACACTATTGTAGTGGATATGCGCAACCACTACGAAAGTGAAGTGGGACATTTTGAAAATGCTATACTTCCTGATGTAGATACTTTTAGAGATGCGTTACCTATAGTGAAAGAAACGCTTCAACCATACCGTGATCATAACATTATCATGTATTGTACCGGGGGTATACGTTGTGAAAAGGCCAGTGCATATTTCAAACACCTTGGATTTAAAAAGGTACATCAGTTAGAAGGCGGTATTATCAAATATGCTCATGAGGTAGAAGCTAAAGGTCTTAAAAATAAATTTATTGGAAAAAACTTTGTTTTTGACGAGAGACTTGGTGAACGCATCTCAGGTGATATAATCAGTCATTGTCACCAATGTGGTAAACCTTGTGACAGCCATACCAATTGTAAGAATGATGCCTGCCATCTCTTATTTATTCAATGCGAAGAGTGCTCTGAAAAATTTGAAGGCTGCTGCTCAGAAGAATGTACAACATTCATTCATTTGGACGAAAACGAGCAAATAAAACTAAGAAAAAAGTTTCAGCAAAAACGAAATGTCTTTAAGAAAGGTAGGGCCGAACACCTCAAACAACATTGGCTAAAAGACTTAAAAATTATCAAGAAGCAAGCTCACAGTTAA
- the yidD gene encoding membrane protein insertion efficiency factor YidD: protein MLKTLIQRLALGLIRFYQLAISPILGSHCRHTPSCSTYTATAIREWGLLKGVKLGIKRISRCHPWGTSGFDPVPKNVRSDIKNSHS from the coding sequence ATGCTTAAAACTCTTATACAAAGACTTGCATTAGGGTTGATACGATTTTACCAGCTTGCAATCTCGCCTATCTTGGGGAGTCATTGTCGGCATACTCCCAGTTGTTCAACTTACACAGCTACAGCCATCCGGGAATGGGGACTGTTAAAGGGTGTAAAACTTGGTATTAAACGGATATCAAGATGTCATCCGTGGGGAACTTCTGGTTTTGATCCTGTACCAAAAAATGTAAGATCTGATATTAAGAATTCTCACAGTTAA
- the cysS gene encoding cysteine--tRNA ligase, whose amino-acid sequence MNQKGRDQFPVYITNSYTRKKEKFEPLNPSHIGMYVCGPTVYGDPHLGHARSAITFDIVARYFRFLGYKVRYVRNITDVGHLEDEVLDSGEDKISKKARLEKLEPMEVVQMYTNHYHDAIAKLNVIPPSIEPSASGHIPEQIKIIEEIIKNGFGYEVNGSIYFDLEKYAKEQPYGKLSGKVLDDLKSGSRNTQGLGEKRSPHDFALWKKANPEHIMRWDSPWGEGFPGWHIECTTMCTKYLGEEFDIHGGGLDLQFPHHEAELAQSYGATHKNPVRYWMHNNLVSIDNQKMSKSLGNFITIEELFSGEHKKLEQAYSPMTVRFFILQAHYRSPVDFSNQALQAAEKGLQRLMNTSEHLAKLEHQAGEQESELDNEIRDFCFSCYEHMSDDFNTAKTIASLFELSSKINAFYHKQLNLNSISSDTFMLLKDTFKGFVHDVLGLTFEKNDQSDRVDALVKLFIDLRKDAKLQKDYNKADMIRQQLANIGVQLKDEKDGSTSYSLV is encoded by the coding sequence ATGAATCAAAAAGGGCGTGATCAATTCCCTGTTTATATTACAAACAGCTATACAAGAAAAAAAGAGAAATTTGAACCATTAAATCCGTCTCATATAGGAATGTATGTCTGTGGTCCTACAGTTTACGGAGACCCACATCTAGGACATGCACGCTCAGCAATTACGTTCGATATTGTTGCTCGCTATTTTCGTTTTCTTGGATATAAAGTAAGGTATGTAAGAAACATCACCGACGTTGGGCATCTTGAGGATGAAGTTCTAGATTCGGGAGAGGACAAAATTAGCAAAAAAGCAAGGCTGGAGAAACTAGAGCCTATGGAAGTGGTACAAATGTATACCAACCACTATCACGATGCCATCGCCAAGCTTAATGTAATTCCTCCAAGCATTGAGCCATCAGCCAGCGGTCATATTCCTGAGCAAATTAAAATTATTGAAGAGATCATCAAAAATGGCTTTGGTTATGAAGTAAATGGATCAATATATTTTGACCTTGAAAAATATGCGAAGGAACAACCCTATGGTAAACTCTCCGGTAAAGTATTAGATGACCTTAAATCTGGGAGTAGAAACACACAGGGGCTTGGTGAAAAAAGAAGCCCTCATGACTTTGCTCTTTGGAAAAAAGCTAATCCAGAACATATCATGCGCTGGGATTCTCCCTGGGGAGAAGGTTTTCCTGGCTGGCATATTGAGTGTACTACGATGTGTACCAAATATCTGGGTGAAGAGTTTGATATTCACGGGGGTGGATTAGACTTACAATTTCCACATCACGAAGCCGAACTTGCTCAAAGCTACGGCGCCACCCATAAAAACCCAGTTCGCTATTGGATGCATAACAATCTGGTCAGTATTGACAATCAGAAAATGAGTAAGTCTTTGGGTAATTTTATTACTATTGAGGAGCTTTTTAGTGGAGAACATAAAAAACTTGAACAGGCATATAGTCCAATGACTGTAAGGTTTTTCATTCTGCAGGCCCATTACAGAAGCCCAGTTGACTTTTCTAATCAGGCCTTACAAGCCGCTGAAAAAGGCTTACAAAGATTGATGAATACATCTGAGCATCTTGCGAAGCTGGAACACCAGGCTGGCGAACAGGAGTCGGAGTTAGACAATGAAATCAGAGACTTCTGCTTTTCTTGCTACGAGCATATGAGTGACGACTTTAATACAGCAAAAACCATAGCCTCCCTTTTTGAGCTAAGCAGTAAGATTAATGCTTTTTACCATAAGCAACTCAACCTAAATAGTATTTCTTCAGATACTTTTATGCTGCTCAAAGATACTTTTAAAGGCTTTGTACATGACGTACTTGGATTGACATTTGAAAAGAATGATCAAAGTGATCGTGTCGATGCTCTTGTAAAATTATTTATTGACCTGCGTAAGGATGCAAAACTGCAAAAAGATTACAATAAAGCTGACATGATACGTCAGCAGTTGGCTAATATTGGAGTCCAATTGAAAGATGAAAAAGATGGTAGCACTTCGTATTCTTTGGTTTAA
- a CDS encoding M23 family metallopeptidase: protein MPKIKYYYDSNTCKYERVKVTKKEWIIDGVMNISIVLFAAIGIAFIYMNFCDSPKEVSLKKENEKLHFYYNILHKQMDEASSKLALLQDRDDGIYRTIYEQDPIPESVRNAGIGGVERYNKLLKANLSEEELILSTVKDFDQIKRKMYIQTKSYDELLTLAKNQHLMLASIPAIAPISTNDSYLSSGFGLRYHPIYKIRKLHTGLDFAARIGTAIYATGGGTVSKVSTSYYGYGRQVEIDHGFGFKTKYAHMSEFNVKVGQKVKRGECIGYSGNSGTSSGPHLHYEVHKNRKKVNPIHYIYRDITEEEYEMLVKLASIENQSM from the coding sequence ATGCCCAAAATAAAATATTATTACGATTCCAATACCTGTAAGTATGAAAGAGTAAAAGTGACCAAAAAGGAATGGATTATTGATGGGGTCATGAATATTTCTATCGTTCTGTTTGCGGCAATTGGGATAGCTTTTATTTACATGAACTTTTGCGATTCTCCTAAAGAAGTAAGCCTGAAAAAAGAAAATGAAAAGCTGCACTTCTATTACAATATTCTACATAAACAAATGGATGAAGCATCGTCCAAGCTGGCTCTCCTTCAAGATCGTGACGATGGAATTTATCGCACCATATACGAACAGGATCCTATCCCAGAGTCAGTAAGAAATGCAGGCATCGGAGGTGTGGAGCGTTATAACAAATTACTAAAGGCCAATCTAAGTGAAGAAGAGCTGATATTATCAACTGTAAAAGACTTTGATCAGATCAAAAGAAAAATGTACATACAGACGAAGTCGTATGATGAACTTTTGACATTGGCTAAGAATCAACACCTTATGTTGGCTTCAATACCCGCTATTGCACCTATTTCAACAAATGACTCATATTTGTCCTCTGGATTTGGCCTTCGTTATCATCCTATTTATAAAATAAGAAAATTGCATACCGGATTGGATTTTGCGGCACGTATTGGTACGGCAATATATGCAACTGGTGGTGGTACCGTATCAAAAGTATCAACCAGCTATTATGGCTATGGAAGACAGGTGGAAATTGATCATGGCTTTGGCTTTAAAACAAAGTACGCTCATATGTCTGAGTTTAATGTTAAAGTTGGGCAAAAAGTAAAGCGAGGTGAGTGTATTGGATACTCAGGAAATTCCGGCACTTCTTCTGGTCCCCACTTACATTATGAAGTTCACAAAAACAGAAAAAAAGTGAACCCGATCCACTATATTTACCGGGATATTACCGAAGAAGAGTATGAAATGTTAGTTAAACTGGCTTCTATTGAAAACCAGTCTATGTAA
- a CDS encoding c-type cytochrome: MTNNFTQMFSIFKYSEKRNHKSFLVSLLYLLSLFFFISTYDTQAQENPEENIQNVESDETKVSIPDNPQAVAHGRDLFGQHCSACHMIEKQLIGPALASVHGTRPTDWLIRFIKNSQEVISDPEEKYAKQLFSQYNEQIMPAFEFLSDDDILSILAYIKKESISETASLGVGASGNAQSDDGIKEEASSDNTSGEAYAQDGEGANYSILTSSSITVLIIFAVSLVILVVAIFYLSKGINKNKHKTNA, translated from the coding sequence TTGACTAATAATTTTACTCAGATGTTCTCAATTTTTAAATACAGCGAAAAAAGAAACCACAAAAGTTTCCTGGTCTCACTTTTATATTTATTGAGTTTGTTTTTTTTCATCTCTACATATGATACTCAAGCTCAGGAAAATCCTGAAGAAAACATACAAAATGTAGAGAGTGATGAGACAAAAGTAAGTATCCCTGATAATCCTCAAGCTGTTGCTCATGGCAGGGACCTGTTTGGCCAGCATTGTAGTGCATGCCACATGATTGAAAAGCAACTAATTGGACCAGCACTGGCTAGTGTGCATGGTACCAGGCCTACTGATTGGTTGATAAGATTCATAAAAAATTCCCAGGAAGTAATTTCTGATCCTGAAGAGAAATACGCAAAACAACTATTTAGTCAATACAACGAGCAGATTATGCCTGCTTTTGAGTTTTTGTCTGATGATGATATCCTTAGTATCTTGGCCTACATAAAAAAAGAGTCGATATCCGAAACAGCATCCTTAGGAGTAGGTGCAAGTGGTAATGCACAGTCTGACGATGGAATTAAGGAAGAGGCATCGTCCGACAATACATCTGGTGAAGCTTATGCGCAAGATGGGGAGGGTGCCAATTATAGTATATTAACAAGCTCATCAATCACTGTTCTCATCATCTTTGCGGTATCTTTGGTTATTTTGGTAGTAGCTATTTTTTATTTAAGCAAAGGAATAAATAAGAATAAGCATAAAACAAATGCCTGA
- the dcd gene encoding dCTP deaminase — MILSGREIVKLIDKEIFINPFSIDQINPNSYNLRLHNQLLVYEDEVLDMKKDNDVKKVIIPEEGLILQPNRLYLGRTIETIKAEHHVPKLEGRSSIGRLGIMVHLTAGLGNIGSDGYWTLELACIQPVRIYPGVAICQIYFEDIKGEYDTYKSEKYHHGDIQPSLIYQELQ, encoded by the coding sequence ATGATATTATCTGGAAGAGAAATAGTAAAACTGATTGACAAAGAAATTTTTATTAATCCGTTTTCAATAGATCAAATAAATCCCAATAGTTATAATCTTCGTTTACACAATCAACTATTGGTTTATGAAGATGAAGTATTAGACATGAAAAAGGATAATGATGTCAAAAAAGTCATTATCCCAGAGGAGGGATTGATTTTACAACCCAATCGTTTGTATTTGGGCAGAACCATTGAAACTATTAAAGCAGAGCATCATGTTCCTAAATTGGAGGGTCGTTCTTCCATTGGTCGCTTAGGTATTATGGTACATTTGACCGCAGGACTTGGTAATATTGGTTCTGATGGATACTGGACATTAGAGCTTGCCTGCATTCAGCCGGTCAGGATTTATCCTGGTGTAGCCATTTGTCAGATTTATTTTGAAGACATCAAAGGTGAGTACGATACTTATAAAAGTGAAAAGTACCATCATGGAGATATACAACCAAGTCTGATTTATCAGGAATTACAGTGA
- the ribD gene encoding bifunctional diaminohydroxyphosphoribosylaminopyrimidine deaminase/5-amino-6-(5-phosphoribosylamino)uracil reductase RibD, which produces MKEEEKYMRQVFELALKGKGKVAPNPMVGCVIVNDQRIIGKGWHMEYGKAHAERNAVDNVSDKKLLIGSTVYVNLEPCSHYGNTPPCCNLMVSSGVKKVVIANVDPNPLVNGNGIKRMREAGIEVITGVLDQEGKKLNASFFEKMRRKTHIQTVD; this is translated from the coding sequence ATGAAAGAGGAAGAAAAATACATGAGGCAGGTTTTTGAGCTTGCCCTCAAAGGTAAAGGTAAGGTTGCCCCTAATCCTATGGTAGGTTGTGTCATTGTAAATGATCAGCGTATTATTGGTAAAGGGTGGCATATGGAATACGGTAAAGCACATGCTGAAAGAAATGCTGTTGACAATGTTAGTGATAAAAAATTATTGATAGGTAGTACAGTTTATGTAAATTTGGAACCTTGTTCTCATTATGGCAACACCCCTCCCTGCTGTAATCTAATGGTTAGCAGTGGGGTTAAAAAAGTAGTAATTGCTAATGTTGATCCCAATCCGTTAGTGAATGGAAATGGGATAAAAAGAATGCGGGAGGCAGGAATAGAAGTTATTACTGGTGTATTAGATCAAGAAGGGAAAAAACTCAATGCATCCTTTTTTGAAAAAATGAGACGCAAAACTCATATTCAAACCGTAGATTAA
- a CDS encoding tetratricopeptide repeat protein, with translation MKMDEGVELMNQGNFEKAEELFREVLLNVEVVPADLCFYFGKNSFHLDKFSQSIDWLNKYIELKGTSGRFFDAAVEYLKLAEEEQQFQSTASQIQNNKEPRKREFINCEQTPFVVCPVCSGQGVSIERGSLGTSIYKACQYCKETGRMSCENYKLFLVGKFDPVLKNDH, from the coding sequence ATGAAAATGGATGAAGGAGTTGAGCTGATGAATCAGGGGAACTTTGAGAAGGCTGAAGAACTCTTTAGGGAAGTCCTTTTAAATGTTGAGGTGGTTCCCGCTGACCTTTGCTTCTACTTTGGTAAGAATTCTTTCCATCTTGATAAGTTCAGCCAAAGCATAGACTGGCTTAACAAATATATTGAGCTTAAAGGAACATCAGGTCGCTTTTTTGATGCAGCTGTTGAATATTTGAAGTTAGCTGAGGAAGAGCAACAATTTCAAAGTACTGCATCACAAATACAAAATAATAAAGAACCCAGGAAAAGAGAGTTTATCAACTGTGAACAAACTCCCTTCGTGGTGTGTCCGGTTTGTTCCGGACAAGGTGTTTCAATTGAAAGGGGCTCTTTAGGAACCTCTATATATAAAGCCTGCCAATACTGTAAAGAAACTGGTCGGATGTCATGTGAAAATTATAAACTCTTTTTAGTAGGTAAGTTTGATCCTGTACTTAAAAACGATCATTAA
- the hisI gene encoding phosphoribosyl-AMP cyclohydrolase, translated as MNKQVLEEGKQLNLQFDKRGGLIPVIVQNSESKEILMLGYANRQAFEKTVSSGMATFWSTSRKQIWTKGETSGDYLLVDKILVDCDQDSIIYQVTMQGSGACHTKNNRGNTRKSCFYREYQGSKDSLENIDP; from the coding sequence ATGAACAAGCAAGTGCTAGAAGAAGGAAAACAGCTGAATTTACAATTTGATAAACGAGGCGGACTCATACCTGTAATTGTACAAAATTCAGAAAGCAAAGAAATACTCATGCTGGGCTACGCAAACCGGCAGGCATTTGAAAAAACTGTTTCCTCAGGTATGGCTACCTTTTGGAGTACTTCTAGAAAACAAATATGGACCAAAGGTGAAACATCAGGAGATTATCTTCTGGTGGATAAAATTCTGGTGGATTGTGACCAAGACTCTATCATTTATCAAGTTACCATGCAAGGTTCAGGAGCCTGCCATACAAAAAATAACAGAGGGAATACCAGAAAAAGTTGTTTCTACCGAGAATATCAAGGAAGTAAAGACTCTCTTGAAAATATAGATCCCTGA